A portion of the Bacteroides faecium genome contains these proteins:
- a CDS encoding DUF4962 domain-containing protein codes for MHTSFRLSVYLLLVVQLFIGCSSDPLPEPDGSQPETPAATPDAYQDKIRTQPYPKADNELYLNPAPLIVPQTMKTGERLQFSLSRTEDFSSSETLVTEPQEWCMYNPHRRLDTGTWFWRFRSTNINGNMPGEWSQAYRFEVKNDTPEFVTPTFKTFLENAPRLHPRIYCFLDDRIEEARNRVASHPEYKELQNRATLALNVDYTTMPDLYSRAEELRQHTTYLYQAYHLTQEKKHVEKLRQLLEALIVAPPADKQLFASNFTASNIAWCLVAAYDLLYDDLSASDRTSAEELMMRVARYYYKVNCGFQENHLFDNHFWQQNMRILFQVALSLYDKPAYSSEVLPMLEYYYELWTARAPASGFNRDGMWHNGTGYFSANILTLAYMPALFSYITRQNFLLHPWYRNAGRSMVYTCPPGSKTNGFGDNSEKGTEPNRLIAAFADYLSCETGDSYAAWYAGECRDLLRRDYELRLYRMCTDQNYNTAFPADAAKMVWYKDAGEVAMHSHPEDTEKDLALSFRSSTFGSGSHTTASQNAFNLLYKGVDVYRSTGYYQNFSDAHNLMSYRHTRAHNTLLVNGIGQPYSTEGYGNVMRAMTGQHISYCLGDASHAYRGISNDPMWIGYFEQAGITQTPENGFGTTPLTKYRRHILMLHPSTVLVYDELEASEAVRWEWLLHSPTEFGIDAVKKTLSTNNSAKGFVAVTQLFGGHVFALSQTNRFAVPPATTGADYPNQWHLTARVDGSFATRFLAVIQVGDTKESVSAIHRDGDTFSVGDWTIEAVLDASKSSKLTVTHRTEPAVFSYGTDNPTLNGTSYPRQYTGSSLLYDEVNGTWQVTEMTDRTPVSTRAISR; via the coding sequence ATGCACACCTCATTTCGCCTGTCGGTTTACCTTTTGTTAGTTGTACAGTTGTTCATCGGCTGTTCATCCGACCCGTTGCCCGAACCGGACGGTTCGCAGCCCGAGACGCCCGCCGCAACTCCCGATGCTTATCAGGATAAGATACGGACACAGCCTTATCCTAAAGCAGATAATGAACTGTATCTGAATCCTGCTCCTCTTATTGTTCCTCAAACGATGAAGACAGGCGAAAGACTGCAATTCTCCCTCTCGCGTACCGAAGATTTCAGCAGTTCCGAAACATTGGTCACCGAACCGCAGGAATGGTGTATGTATAATCCTCACCGCCGCTTGGATACCGGCACATGGTTCTGGCGTTTCCGCTCTACTAATATTAATGGAAATATGCCCGGTGAATGGAGTCAGGCCTATCGCTTTGAAGTAAAGAATGATACGCCGGAATTTGTAACACCCACTTTTAAGACATTCTTAGAAAACGCTCCCCGTCTGCATCCCCGTATTTACTGTTTTCTCGACGACCGTATCGAAGAAGCTCGTAATCGTGTAGCTTCACACCCTGAATACAAGGAATTGCAAAACCGTGCAACTCTCGCATTGAACGTCGATTATACGACAATGCCCGACTTGTATAGCCGTGCCGAAGAACTTCGGCAACACACCACTTATCTCTATCAGGCTTATCACCTGACTCAAGAAAAAAAACATGTTGAAAAGTTGCGTCAGCTTCTCGAAGCCTTGATTGTCGCTCCGCCTGCCGACAAACAGCTTTTCGCATCCAACTTTACCGCCAGCAATATCGCCTGGTGTCTCGTAGCAGCTTATGACCTGCTTTATGATGACTTATCAGCTTCCGACCGTACCTCAGCCGAAGAACTGATGATGCGTGTGGCACGCTATTATTATAAGGTGAATTGTGGCTTTCAGGAAAATCATCTCTTCGACAATCATTTTTGGCAGCAGAATATGCGTATCCTTTTTCAAGTAGCTTTGTCGCTCTATGACAAACCTGCTTATTCTTCCGAAGTGCTGCCGATGCTGGAATATTATTATGAACTATGGACAGCCCGTGCCCCTGCTTCCGGCTTCAATCGTGACGGTATGTGGCACAATGGCACAGGCTACTTTAGTGCCAATATCTTGACTTTAGCCTATATGCCTGCTTTATTTTCATACATCACCCGTCAGAATTTCCTGCTGCATCCGTGGTATCGGAATGCAGGACGTTCGATGGTCTATACTTGTCCGCCGGGCTCAAAAACTAACGGCTTTGGTGATAACAGCGAAAAAGGCACTGAGCCTAATCGCCTGATTGCCGCTTTTGCCGATTACCTGTCTTGTGAAACTGGCGATTCTTATGCCGCATGGTATGCCGGAGAATGTCGGGATTTGTTGCGCCGGGACTATGAATTACGTCTTTACCGTATGTGTACCGACCAGAACTATAATACTGCTTTCCCTGCGGACGCAGCAAAAATGGTATGGTATAAAGATGCAGGCGAAGTAGCTATGCACAGTCATCCGGAAGATACGGAAAAAGACCTTGCGCTCTCGTTCCGTTCCAGTACATTCGGTTCGGGCAGTCACACCACTGCCAGTCAGAATGCTTTTAACTTGCTGTATAAAGGAGTAGATGTCTATCGTAGCACGGGCTATTATCAAAACTTCAGTGATGCGCATAACTTGATGTCCTACCGCCATACCCGGGCACACAATACCCTGTTGGTGAACGGCATAGGACAACCTTATTCCACCGAAGGCTACGGTAATGTGATGCGTGCTATGACTGGACAGCATATCAGCTATTGTCTGGGTGACGCTTCGCATGCTTACAGGGGGATTAGTAATGACCCCATGTGGATAGGCTACTTCGAGCAGGCAGGTATTACACAAACGCCAGAAAATGGTTTCGGTACCACACCATTGACTAAATATCGCAGGCATATATTAATGCTTCATCCTTCTACGGTACTGGTGTACGACGAGTTGGAAGCTTCGGAAGCTGTTCGTTGGGAATGGTTATTGCATAGTCCTACGGAATTTGGAATTGATGCTGTGAAAAAAACATTGTCTACCAATAATAGTGCCAAAGGCTTTGTCGCTGTAACTCAACTTTTTGGCGGGCACGTTTTTGCCTTGTCCCAAACAAACCGCTTCGCAGTACCACCCGCGACTACTGGAGCAGACTATCCGAATCAATGGCATCTCACTGCACGGGTGGACGGTAGTTTCGCCACTCGCTTTCTGGCTGTCATTCAGGTAGGTGATACGAAAGAATCTGTGTCTGCTATCCACCGTGATGGGGATACTTTCAGTGTAGGCGACTGGACGATTGAAGCTGTTCTTGATGCTTCCAAATCCTCGAAGCTCACGGTTACTCATCGTACGGAACCGGCTGTATTCAGCTATGGAACAGATAACCCTACATTGAACGGAACCTCTTATCCCCGTCAGTACACCGGTTCTTCCTTACTTTATGACGAGGTGAACGGCACTTGGCAAGTAACAGAGATGACCGACCGGACACCTGTATCTACCCGGGCGATAAGCCGGTGA
- a CDS encoding DUF4962 domain-containing protein: protein MKKVLLISFVILSAAAQMTYAQKQAVIKLTETMLMHEMRATPYPLDKAVVNDRAVSFQWPLRSDMNSQDSPLDGFEHKVKKVDKTKVTYRLRYSQDSGFKSGVTQVDTRWPFYNPEKPLAPGVWYWQFGYVEDGQVVWGSTQQVTVEDRPGKFCPPSLKALLAKLPAGHPRVWMMKDEWKDFMNRSKEKAERQWYLERADKVLQTPMKSVKDINTSQVKNLKNEMQINSYLTRESRRIIDAEEGNTEALIRAWLLTQDTKYADEGIKRVLIMAGWDKDKNVKGDFNASTLLSLCSMAYDSFYDRLDASQKKTLLDEIKVKGGEMYDNFNNRLENHIADNHVWQMTLRILTMAAFSVYGDLPEANTWVDYCYNVWLARFPGLNKDGGWHNGDSYFTVNTRTLIEVPYYYSKLSGYDFFSDPWYQGNIMYTIFQQPPFSKSGGNGSSHQNVGRPNSIRIGYLDALARLTGNTYAADFVRRTLKVEPEYMKKALLSKPGDLAWFRLQCDKPLPEGEGLTALPAGYVFPATGLASFQTNWDRVGGNAMWSFRSSPYGSTSHALANQNAFNTFYGGKPLFYSSGHHIEFTDVHSMLCHRATRAHNTILVNGMGQRIGTEGYGWIPRYYASEKIGYVLGDASNAYGKVISPLWLTRGEQSEVHYTPENGWDENHVKTFRRHIVNLGKTGLIFVYDELEADEPVNWNYLLHTTENPMTVNKADNRFVHVQATNRGGASDAYLFSSGTLQTDTTSSFFYPAVNWLRADDKGNFKKYPNHWHFTATSEKAQVYRFATIINTHALKYPAKDPEILSDGRIKVGGWLISVNLKSNGAPSFFIRSTKEKVNITYKGEATIVNEDGYETVMRDTLPELEI, encoded by the coding sequence ATGAAAAAAGTATTATTGATTTCATTCGTAATCTTGTCTGCGGCTGCACAGATGACTTATGCACAAAAACAGGCAGTCATCAAGTTGACGGAGACAATGTTAATGCATGAAATGCGTGCTACTCCTTATCCGCTTGATAAGGCTGTGGTGAATGACCGTGCGGTTTCTTTCCAATGGCCGCTCCGTTCGGATATGAACTCACAGGACAGTCCGTTGGACGGATTCGAACACAAAGTAAAGAAGGTCGATAAAACGAAAGTTACCTATCGCTTACGCTATTCTCAAGACTCCGGTTTTAAATCAGGTGTCACTCAGGTGGATACCCGTTGGCCGTTTTACAATCCGGAGAAACCGCTTGCACCGGGTGTATGGTACTGGCAGTTCGGATATGTAGAAGACGGACAAGTGGTGTGGGGAAGCACGCAACAGGTCACAGTGGAAGACCGTCCGGGAAAATTCTGTCCCCCCTCATTGAAAGCGTTGCTGGCAAAATTGCCTGCCGGTCATCCGCGTGTGTGGATGATGAAGGATGAATGGAAGGACTTTATGAACCGCAGCAAGGAAAAAGCGGAAAGACAATGGTATCTTGAACGTGCCGACAAAGTGCTTCAGACTCCGATGAAATCGGTGAAAGATATCAATACTTCCCAAGTGAAGAATCTGAAAAATGAAATGCAGATTAATTCCTACCTTACCCGCGAGAGCCGTCGTATCATTGATGCCGAAGAAGGAAATACCGAGGCGCTGATACGTGCGTGGCTGTTGACGCAGGATACTAAATATGCTGACGAAGGCATCAAGCGGGTACTTATTATGGCGGGTTGGGACAAGGACAAGAATGTGAAAGGTGATTTCAACGCTTCCACTCTGTTGTCACTTTGCTCCATGGCTTATGATTCTTTCTATGACCGGCTGGACGCATCGCAGAAGAAAACTTTGCTTGATGAAATCAAGGTGAAAGGTGGCGAGATGTACGATAACTTTAACAATCGGTTGGAGAATCACATTGCCGACAATCATGTGTGGCAGATGACACTCCGTATCCTGACAATGGCGGCATTCAGTGTATATGGTGATTTGCCCGAAGCTAATACATGGGTGGATTATTGCTACAATGTCTGGCTGGCGCGTTTTCCCGGATTGAACAAAGACGGTGGTTGGCACAATGGCGACTCTTACTTCACAGTCAACACCCGTACCTTGATAGAAGTACCTTATTATTATAGCAAACTGAGCGGATATGATTTCTTCTCCGACCCGTGGTATCAGGGAAATATCATGTACACTATCTTCCAGCAACCCCCTTTCTCCAAATCCGGTGGAAACGGAAGTTCGCATCAGAATGTGGGACGTCCTAACAGTATCCGTATCGGGTATCTGGATGCACTGGCACGCCTTACCGGAAATACCTATGCAGCCGACTTTGTACGCCGCACCTTGAAAGTGGAACCGGAATATATGAAAAAAGCCTTGTTGAGCAAACCGGGTGACCTTGCATGGTTCCGTCTTCAATGCGACAAGCCATTGCCCGAAGGCGAGGGATTGACAGCGCTTCCTGCGGGTTACGTATTTCCCGCGACGGGATTGGCTTCCTTCCAAACGAATTGGGACAGAGTAGGCGGCAACGCAATGTGGAGTTTCCGTTCCAGTCCTTATGGTTCTACTTCTCATGCACTAGCCAATCAGAATGCGTTCAATACTTTCTATGGTGGAAAGCCATTGTTTTATAGTAGCGGTCACCATATCGAATTTACGGATGTACACAGTATGTTGTGCCATCGTGCCACACGGGCTCACAATACTATCTTGGTGAATGGCATGGGACAGCGTATAGGAACGGAAGGATATGGCTGGATTCCCCGTTATTACGCCAGTGAAAAAATAGGCTATGTACTGGGAGACGCTTCCAATGCTTATGGAAAAGTTATCTCACCGCTTTGGCTGACACGGGGTGAACAGTCCGAAGTGCACTATACACCCGAAAATGGCTGGGATGAGAATCACGTGAAGACTTTCCGTCGTCATATTGTGAACTTGGGTAAGACCGGATTGATTTTCGTCTATGATGAACTGGAAGCAGACGAACCGGTGAACTGGAATTACCTGTTGCACACTACGGAGAATCCCATGACTGTGAATAAGGCGGATAACCGTTTTGTACACGTTCAGGCTACTAACCGTGGCGGAGCGTCGGACGCTTATCTCTTCTCAAGCGGAACGTTACAGACTGACACAACCAGCAGTTTCTTCTATCCGGCAGTCAACTGGCTGCGTGCCGATGATAAAGGCAACTTCAAGAAGTATCCGAACCACTGGCATTTTACCGCTACATCGGAGAAAGCACAAGTATATCGCTTTGCCACTATCATCAATACGCATGCGTTGAAATATCCCGCCAAAGACCCGGAAATACTGTCCGACGGACGTATCAAAGTGGGCGGGTGGCTTATCAGTGTGAATCTGAAATCTAACGGTGCGCCTTCTTTCTTCATCCGCAGCACCAAGGAGAAAGTGAATATCACTTACAAGGGAGAAGCCACTATTGTCAATGAAGACGGATATGAAACAGTTATGAGGGATACATTGCCCGAACTGGAAATCTGA
- a CDS encoding DUF3575 domain-containing protein, which yields MRHSKFNMRTMCLLAALSGMAVLSAQTPVKPRVQTSAAPEETTVYKPDGKKPVTVIGVPAKKGESKKEVSGKAGTRKAAALDGKRYLALKTNVLYDACALLNLAVEMQVHKKITVELPLTCSLWDLGSEHGVRTVALQPEARWWIGNEAGRGHFVGLHAYVAWFNVKWNDNRYQDVDRPLLGAGLSYGYKLPLSEHWGAEFTLGLGYANMKYNTYYNIDNGALLDTRVRHYWGVTRVGASLVYRF from the coding sequence ATGAGACATTCGAAATTTAATATGAGAACCATGTGCCTGTTGGCTGCATTATCGGGTATGGCTGTTTTGTCAGCTCAGACTCCGGTGAAGCCCCGTGTGCAGACTTCCGCTGCTCCGGAAGAAACGACGGTCTACAAACCTGACGGAAAGAAGCCGGTGACGGTTATTGGCGTTCCTGCCAAAAAGGGAGAGAGTAAAAAGGAAGTCTCCGGCAAAGCGGGCACGCGGAAGGCGGCTGCTTTAGACGGCAAACGCTACCTGGCGCTGAAAACTAACGTGCTGTATGACGCTTGTGCTCTCTTGAACCTTGCTGTGGAAATGCAGGTGCACAAAAAGATAACCGTGGAACTGCCTTTGACTTGCAGTCTGTGGGACTTGGGAAGTGAACATGGAGTACGCACCGTGGCATTGCAACCGGAAGCTCGTTGGTGGATAGGAAACGAAGCGGGACGAGGACATTTTGTCGGACTGCACGCCTACGTGGCATGGTTCAACGTGAAGTGGAACGACAACCGTTATCAGGACGTCGACCGCCCTTTGCTGGGAGCCGGACTGAGTTATGGCTACAAACTGCCTTTGTCCGAACATTGGGGAGCGGAATTTACTCTGGGATTGGGATATGCCAATATGAAGTATAATACCTATTATAATATAGACAACGGTGCATTGCTGGATACACGTGTCCGCCACTATTGGGGTGTAACCCGCGTAGGAGCGTCACTGGTATATCGCTTCTGA
- a CDS encoding DUF6562 domain-containing protein: MRKSLYILAHCTFLLFFAFLVNGCSLHEEPELTPDGELGVDPTAVTLNLNLIMNLSLAERPPMAVSRAAETKYLRRFIVEAYLDRQVVARQTVYEEDFNRSTLPVSMKLHARNYRILVWADYVNSETPEQGLVYDAENLAFILPAGKYIGNSRYKDVFAASTAVDLTSYRNDWGAETGLDVTLYRPVARYELIAKDVETFLYKLSTGSLKGESFTARVKYSDYLPTGYNLWDDVPKNSLMYMEYKVAFERPADGTQELKLGFDYLLVGAGATASIPVELEILNEKNEVLARTILSIPCERNKNTTVRGNFLTSDVNGGIGIDPGYDGDLEVDLGEL; encoded by the coding sequence ATGAGAAAAAGTTTATATATACTGGCACATTGCACTTTTCTGTTATTCTTCGCTTTTTTAGTGAATGGATGCAGCCTGCACGAAGAACCGGAACTGACTCCTGACGGAGAATTGGGAGTAGACCCTACAGCAGTGACGCTGAATCTCAATCTGATAATGAATCTTAGTTTGGCGGAACGCCCGCCGATGGCGGTCAGCCGTGCGGCGGAAACCAAATATCTGCGACGTTTTATCGTTGAGGCTTACCTGGATAGGCAAGTAGTGGCACGCCAGACGGTGTATGAAGAAGATTTCAACCGTTCTACTCTGCCCGTCAGCATGAAGTTACATGCCCGCAACTATCGCATCTTGGTGTGGGCTGACTATGTAAATTCGGAAACACCGGAACAGGGACTTGTCTACGATGCGGAGAATCTGGCTTTCATTCTTCCTGCCGGAAAATATATAGGAAATAGCCGCTACAAAGATGTGTTTGCCGCTTCTACGGCAGTAGACCTTACTTCCTACCGTAACGATTGGGGAGCTGAAACCGGACTTGATGTAACATTATACCGCCCCGTGGCGCGCTATGAATTGATTGCGAAAGATGTGGAGACGTTTCTCTATAAACTCTCTACGGGCAGTCTGAAAGGTGAGAGCTTTACGGCTCGCGTGAAGTACAGCGATTATCTGCCTACGGGATATAACTTATGGGACGATGTGCCCAAGAACTCGCTGATGTATATGGAATACAAGGTCGCCTTTGAACGTCCTGCCGACGGTACGCAAGAGCTGAAACTGGGATTTGACTATCTATTGGTCGGTGCCGGAGCAACCGCTTCTATTCCGGTGGAACTGGAAATCCTGAATGAGAAGAATGAAGTACTGGCACGTACAATATTGAGTATTCCTTGTGAACGGAACAAAAACACAACAGTACGCGGTAACTTCCTTACTTCCGACGTAAATGGCGGAATAGGTATCGACCCCGGTTACGATGGTGATTTGGAAGTAGACCTTGGAGAATTATAA